The sequence below is a genomic window from bacterium.
CTGGAGCTATCATGCCGCTGACGCTTTCCGAAAACGCCGTCACCGTCCTCGAGCGGCGCTACCTCAAACGCGACGACGAGGGCCGACCCGTCGAAACCCCCGAGGAGCTCTTCCACCGCGTCGCGGGGGCCATCGCCTCGGCCGACGAAAACTACGCCGACCTGACCCACTCCGTGGACACGGGGGCCACGACGGCCCGCTTCTACGAGATGATGGCCA
It includes:
- a CDS encoding ribonucleotide reductase N-terminal alpha domain-containing protein; this translates as MPLTLSENAVTVLERRYLKRDDEGRPVETPEELFHRVAGAIASADENYADLTHSVDTGATTARFYEMMA